Proteins from one Impatiens glandulifera chromosome 2, dImpGla2.1, whole genome shotgun sequence genomic window:
- the LOC124928036 gene encoding protein RADIALIS-like 3, which translates to MASLSSRRSTWTPQENKVFERALAHYDTQTPDRWHNIARAVGGGKTAEDCKSHFQLLLEDLCEIESGRVPFTNYMSS; encoded by the coding sequence atggcTTCATTGAGTTCGAGAAGGTCAACATGGACGCCTCAAGAGAACAAGGTGTTCGAGAGGGCTTTGGCTCACTACGATACCCAAACGCCGGACAGGTGGCACAACATTGCCAGGGCTGTGGGCGGCGGCAAGACGGCAGAAGACTGCAAGTCTCACTTCCAGCTACTTCTTGAAGATCTTTGTGAAATCGAGTCTGGCCGTGTTCCCTTTACCAATTACATGTCATCATAA